A genomic region of Lytechinus pictus isolate F3 Inbred chromosome 2, Lp3.0, whole genome shotgun sequence contains the following coding sequences:
- the LOC135153151 gene encoding 26S proteasome non-ATPase regulatory subunit 7-like, with the protein MMSAPTNEIKKVVVHPLVLLSVVDHFNRIRNQRRVVGVLLGSWRQGVLDIANCFAVPFDEDDKDTSVWFLDHDYLENMYTMFKKVNAREKIVGWYHTGPKLHQNDIAINELIRKYCPNSVLCIIDAKPKELGLPTEAYYAVEEVHDDGTPTSKTFEHVPSEMGAEEAEEVGVEHLLRDIKDTSVGTLSQRITAQLLGLKGLQSQIQHISGYLQKVAAGELPINHTIIYQLQDVFNLLPDVNLSDFVKSLTTKTNDQMLVVYLASLIRSILALHNLINNKIQNRDLEKQEGKKKEEKKDEKKDDKEKKDDKEKKDDKSKDKKDSKSKDKK; encoded by the exons ATGATGTCTGCACCGACAAACGAAATAAAGAAAGTGGTTGTCCATCCACTAGTGCTTCTCAGTGTTGTTGATCACTTCAACAGGATACGAAATCAAAGAAGAGTCGTCGGCGTTTTGCTGGGATCGTGGAGACAGGGAGTGCTTGACATTGCAAATTGTTTCGCAG TTCCATTTGATGAAGATGACAAAGATACTTCTGTTTGGTTCTTGGATCACGATTATCTTGAGAACATGTACACAATGTTCAAGAAAGTCAATG CAAGGGAAAAGATAGTGGGATGGTACCACACAGGACCAAAGCTTCATCAGAATGACATTGCAATCAATGAACTCATCAGGAAATACTGCCCAAACTCT GTATTATGTATCATTGATGCAAAACCTAAAGAATTGGGATTGCCAACAGAAGCCTACTATGCAGTAGAAGAAGTACATGAT GATGGGACACCAACGAGTAAAACGTTTGAACACGTCCCAAGTGAGATGGGTGCAGAGGAAGCAGAAGAAGTAGGAGTAGAACATCTACTTAG GGATATCAAAGACACAAGTGTAGGTACATTATCTCAGAGGATTACAGCTCAGCTGTTAGGTTTGAAAGGTTTACAATCACAGATTCAACACATCAGTGGTTACTTACAGAAGGTTGCAGCAGGAGAATTACCTATCAACCACACCATCATTTATCAATTACAG GATGTATTCAACCTACTACCCGACGTGAACCTGAGCGACTTTGTCAAATCCCTGACCACCAAGACCAACGACCAGATGCTGGTGGTCTACCTTGCCTCTCTCATCCGCTCCATCCTCGCTCTTCACAACCTCATCAACAACAAGATTCAAAACAGAGACCTTGAGAAGCAAGAAGGcaagaaaaaagaggagaagaaggatgAAAAGAAGGATGACAAAGAGAAAAAGGATGATAAGGAGAAGAAGGATGACAAGAGCAAAGATAAGAAGGATTCCAAGTCTAAGGATAAAAAGTAG